The Lemur catta isolate mLemCat1 chromosome 8, mLemCat1.pri, whole genome shotgun sequence genome has a segment encoding these proteins:
- the TEX44 gene encoding testis-expressed protein 44, whose translation MTTEPSGEGGAASNPTHGSPEASLSNSRSTDCPTAGSQGQVPDPTDVPVVLGSPATSAEQQDADQGSFETATSEAKSASGDRDEDAVAPSDSQETTKGITLLLPRHLGAPQMSMSLQDLSWDRLVQEARETQSLGTFPSHSPSEDNTPQVESISSEEPELDPPAPRAEEQSTRNAELPPTVNDTAKSPIDAKGHPQVTSTIKPVEEKAEGTKALRVDTKALPSDKSHVATGEDVVDGPGEPQARSYSPSPGDGVPLLPGPNEMALEGTPLDPNLYMASEENSYMRSMSSLLGGGEGSISSLADILVWSETTTGMGTALGFLASGRSTVADVLHSTGPSLRSVSSILGSASSAFSSGLASGTGSALRSVTHVLETVERRTVEGIRSAVRYLISHLTPRPAHAGPNCD comes from the coding sequence ATGACCACCGAGCCCTCGGGAGAGGGCGGAGCCGCCAGCAACCCCACACATGGCTCCCCCGAGGCCTCCCTGTCCAACAGCAGGTCTACAGACTGCCCAACAGCGGGGTCCCAAGGTCAAGTCCCCGACCCTACGGATGTCCCAGTGGTGCTGGGCAGCCCTGCGACATCCGCTGAACAGCAGGATGCAGATCAGGGCTCCTTCGAGACAGCTACCTCCGAGGCCAAGTCAGCATCTGGGGACAGAGACGAGGATGCAGTTGCTCCCAGCGACAGCCAGGAGACGACCAAAGGGATCACACTTTTGCTCCCCAGACACCTAGGTGCCCCACAAATGTCCATGAGCCTCCAGGACCTTTCATGGGACAGGCTGGTTCAAGAGGCAAGGGAAACTCAGAGTCTGGGGACTTTCCCAAGTCACTCCCCGAGTGAGGACAACACCCCACAAGTGGAGAGTATTTCCAGCGAGGAGCCGGAATTAGATCCCCCTGCCCCACGTGCTGAGGAACAGTCCACCCGGAACGCAGAACTTCCACCCACCGTGAATGACACTGCTAAGTCCCCTATAGACGCCAAGGGTCACCCTCAGGTCACCAGCACCATCAAGCCTGTTGAGGAGAAAGCTGAGGGTACAAAGGCCTTACGTGTGGACACCAAAGCTTTGCCGTCAGATAAGTCCCACGTGGCGACAGGGGAGGATGTGGTGGATGGCCCAGGAGAGCCACAGGCTCGATCTTACTCTCCCTCCCCAGGAGACGGCGTCCCCCTATTGCCTGGCCCCAACGAGATGGCCCTGGAGGGGACGCCCCTGGACCCCAACCTGTACATGGCCAGCGAGGAGAACAGCTACATGCGCTCCATGAGCAGCTTGCTGGGCGGGGGCGAGGGCTCCATCAGCTCCCTGGCAGACATCCTGGTGTGGTCCGAGACCACCACGGGCATGGGCACAGCCTTGGGCTTCCTGGCCTCTGGCCGCAGCACGGTGGCAGACGTGCTGCACAGCACGGGGCCCAGCCTGCGCTCCGTCTCCAGCATCCTGGGCAGCGCCAGCTCAGCCTTCTCCTCCGGGCTGGCTTCAGGGACTGGCTCCGCCCTGCGCTCTGTCACCCACGTGCTAGAGACGGTGGAGCGGAGGACCGTGGAGGGCATCCGCTCGGCCGTGCGCTACCTCATCAGTCACCTCACCCCACGCCCGGCCCATGCTGGCCCCAACTGTGATTAG
- the LOC123643851 gene encoding prothymosin alpha-like isoform X1, with the protein MSDAAVDTSSEITTEDLKEKKEVVEEAENGRDAPANGNANEENGEQEADNEVDEEEEEGGEEEEEEEEGDGEEEDGDEDEEAEAATGKRAAEDDEPLIAANLHSPT; encoded by the exons ATGTCAGACGCAGCCGTGGACACCAGCTCCGAGATCACCACCGAG GActtaaaggagaagaaggaagttgtggaggaggcagagaatgGACGAGACGCCCCTGCTAATGGGAACGCT AACGAGGAAAATGGGGAGCAGGAGGCTGACAATGAGGtagatgaagaagaggaagaaggtggggaggaagaggaggaagaggaagaaggtgaTG GTGAGGAAGAGGATGGAGAtgaagatgaggaagctgaggccgcCACAGGCAAACGGGCAGCTGAAGATGATGAG ccacttattgctgcaaatctacattctcctacctaa
- the LOC123643851 gene encoding prothymosin alpha-like isoform X2 → MSDAAVDTSSEITTEDLKEKKEVVEEAENGRDAPANGNANEENGEQEADNEVDEEEEEGGEEEEEEEEGDGEEEDGDEDEEAEAATGKRAAEDDEEAAALD, encoded by the exons ATGTCAGACGCAGCCGTGGACACCAGCTCCGAGATCACCACCGAG GActtaaaggagaagaaggaagttgtggaggaggcagagaatgGACGAGACGCCCCTGCTAATGGGAACGCT AACGAGGAAAATGGGGAGCAGGAGGCTGACAATGAGGtagatgaagaagaggaagaaggtggggaggaagaggaggaagaggaagaaggtgaTG GTGAGGAAGAGGATGGAGAtgaagatgaggaagctgaggccgcCACAGGCAAACGGGCAGCTGAAGATGATGAG GAGGCTGCTGCGTTGGATTAA